ATACGGTGTTGATGTAATGTCAATGGGTGTTTTAATGGAAGAAGGACAAGCTGTAATCTGGAGAGGTTCTATGATTATGAAAGCTATCCAGCAATTATTAAGAGATATTTTATGGGAAAACTTAGATATCTTATTTATTGATATGCCTCCAGGAACTGGTGATGCACAATTAACTCTAGCTCAAAGTGTACCTGTTGCTGCTGGAATTAATGTTACAACTCCTCAACATGTTGCTCTTGATGATTCGAGAAGATCATTAGATATGTTTGAAAAATTACATATTCCAGTAGCTGGTGTTGTTGAAAATATGAGTGGATTTATTTGTCCATCTTGTAATACTGAATCAGATATCTTTGGAATGGGAACTTGTGATGCATTAGCTGATCAATATAATACTCAAGTATTAGGTTCATTACCAATTGAGCCTGCTATTAGAGAAGGTGGAGATGCTGGTAAACCAATCGTATATTTTGCACCTGAAAGTGTTTCAGCAAAAAGATATATGGAAGCAGCAGCTAAAGTAATTACTTTTGTTGATTCTATTGATGATGATAGAACTAATGAAGATATTCAACCTACAACACCTCCAGGTGTAAGTGCGTGTTCAACAACAGCTGCAGCTGCTCCTAAAAAAGAGCAATCAAGTGGTGAAAGTTGTGGTACAGGATGTGGTTGTCACTAATTGACAATCATTTATTGAAATAAAAAAAGGGAAGATATTTGATATCTTCCCTTTTTTAATGTATTGTTTAAATTAAAATATAACTATTTGGCAGTTCTAGAATTTTTTTCTTCAATTCCAGACATTCCAAAACGTCTAGCTAATTCTTGTTTTACTCTATCTGGGCTTACATTTTTAGATGCAAGTGCAACTAAAACATGGTAAGTAATATCAGCAGCTTCATAAATAATTTCTTCAGTGTCATTATCTTTTATTGCAAAAGTAAATTCGCCTGATTCTTCAACTATTTTCTTAAGCATAGAATTTTCTTCACCTTGAAGAAGTTTTGCCGTATAAGATGTTTTTGGATCATCATTTTTTTTCTCTAATATTGTATGGTATAAAGTATCAATAACTCCGTAAGCTGCTGTTGTATCAACTTCAACAGGAAGTACTTCTTCATTTGTTTTCATACTAGTAAAGAAACATGATTTTCTTCCTGTATGACAAGCAACACCATTTTGTTTAACTTTTAGTAAAATTGTATCATCATCGCAATCAATCATAATATCTAGAACTTCTTGAGTATGTCCAGAACTTTCACCTTTTTTCCAAATTCTTTGCTTACTTCTACTAAAGTAATGAGCAATATTTGTTTCGAGTGTAAGACTTAAAGCTTCTTTATCCATATATGCAAGCATTAAAACTTCATTTGTACTAGCTTCTTGTGTTACAACAGGAATTAAGCCATCCATTTTTTCCCAGTCAATTTTATCTATTTGATTCATTATATAATGCCTTAAAATTTTTTATCAACATCTAGTTTTAATCTATCTATTTGTTTTTTTTCTTTATCTACATCTACATCTAAATTTATTGCAGAATCTTTTTTCCTAATTTCAGAAGGTAGCTCAACTGGTTTATCGTATCTATCTTCTAGTTGATATTTTTCTTCAACTATTTCAGGGTTTAGATTTAGTTTTTTTTCTTCTAGTAGATTTGCATTCACAAAAAGTGTAAATAAAAAAAGTTTGATTAGTATTAATATTGTAGCTTTTTTCATGATAAGAAAAGAGTAGATTTCTCTACTCTTCCTCCTTATTGGCTAACTGCCGTGTCTCTTGATTTATTTTTAGTATCAACCCAAATATTTGGAGTTGAACCACCAGGTGTTAAGAAGATTTTTGCATCCTTATTAACTTTAAGCGCTTCATTAAATTTACCTTGTACATCAATTTGTTGCATATGTAAAAGATTTGGTGTTAAAGATTTTGCAATTGCTTCATTAGCTGCTGCTTGTGCTTTTGCTTCAATAGTAACTGCATCTGCTCTACCTTGTGCTTCAATTCTGTTTGCTTCAGCATCACCAATAGCTTTAGCAGCTCTTTTTTCAGCTTCTTGTTTTGTTCTTAAAACTTCGTATTTTACTCTTTCAGATTCTTGATTTGCAATTTGAACTCTTTCAATTTGCTCTTTAATCTTAGTTGGTAAAACAATTTCTCTTAATTGAACTGATTGTAAAATTACTGGTTGACCATTTAAAGAATTAATATCTTCTTCAATACCAGTTTGAATTTTTACAGCAATTTCATTTCTTTTTGTTGGTAATTCTTCAGCTGTGTAACTTCCTACAACATTTCTTACAACATCTCTTACAACAGGGTTAATAATTTTATCTTCCCAAGAAAGTCCCCAGTTAGCAATTGTATTTGGAGCACCATCTGCTGTTAATCTATATTGAACAGTTAACTCAATTGAAACAGGTAAACCTCTAGCATCAAGAATAGAAATTGCTGGGTTAATTCTAATTCCAGAATCAAATCCACTGATTTCTTCAACTGATTTGTAGTTCATCAATCTTACTTTTGTATCAACTAAGATAACTTTTTGAAATACTGGAATATAGAAATGGAAACCAGGTCTTAATGGCTCTTCTGTATATTTACCTGTAGTTACTTTAATACCCACTTGTCCTGATTCAACAATTACAAAAGGTTTAAATATAAATAAAGCAGCTATAAGTGCAATAATTACATAAATTAATCCTGCTTTTTTACCTAAATTTTTAAAAAATTCAGGTGGCTCAAAAGGAGGTTGATAATTACCACCTCCACCATTATTATTAGATGAACTTCCTCCACCGTTTTGTTGTTGTTTTTTCTTAAAATAGTCGTTATCTATTGGCATAAATATTCCTTAAAATTTTATATTTTATTTATTGGCTTCTTTTGAAGCACAAAAGAGCAAAATAAACTTTGATCTATTGTACTTCAAAAAAATGTTTTAATTAATGTAAGTTAAATCTTTAATGTATTTAGGATTCTTACCTGCAACTACATCAAAATATGCTGTTTGTAAAGCTTCAGTAATTGGACCTCTTTCACCTTTTCCAATAATTCTTGCATCAATATCTCTAATTGGAGTTACTTCAACAGCAGTTCCTGTAAAGAATGCTTCATCTGCAATATAAACTTCTTCTCTTGTTAATCTTCTTCTTACAACTTCATAACCTAAATCTTGTGCTAAATCAATTACCGTAGCTTGTGTGATTGACTCTAATGAGTTATCATTTGGAGGAGTAATAATTACGCCATCTCTAACAATAAAGAAACAAGCTCCAGAAGCTTCAGCAATATAACCTTGGTCATCTCTTAATAATGCTTCATCATATCCACATTCAACTGCTTCACCTTTAGCCATTTGAGAGTTTAAGTAATTTGCAACTGCTTTTGCTTTACCCATTCCAGAAGTATTAGAATTTCTAGTCATTGATGCAATTTTTACTCTTACACCTTTTTTCATTCCTTCTTCACCTAAATATGCTCCCCATTCCCATGCAGAAATAGAAACATTTACAGGTGCTTCTTTATGGTAAAGTCCCATAACTCCATAACCTAAATAAACTAATGGTCTTATATAAGCACCTTCAGTTAATTCATTTTTTTGTAATAATTCAATTTGAGCTTTATTTAATTCATCTTCAGTAAAAGGAACATCAATTAATGTCATTTTTGCTGATCTTAAAAGTCTTTTAGTATGTTCTTCTAATTTGAAAATAGCACATCTACCATCATGAGTTTTATATGCTTTTGTACCTTCAATAGCACCATTTCCATAATGAAGTGTATGAGAAAGTACATGAACTTTAGCATCATGCCAAGCTACAAATTCTCCGTCCATCCAAATATATTTTGCTTCAGTCATTGTATAAATTCCTATTAGATTTAATTTAAGATATTATTTTATCTAAGATAATATTAAAAAATGATGGCATAAGATATTTCTTGTGAATTTTATTTGAATTAGCGTGTATTTATGGTATATTATCAAAAAAATTAATAGGGTACAAATCTACAATATGAATTACAAAAATATTATAAAAACAATCTCTTCTTTGACATTAATTCTTCTTTTATCAGGGTGTACACATAAACTTATTACTTATGATAAAGATGGAAATATAATTGAAGATTTAAGCGAAACAAAAACAGAGAAAATAGAAAAAATTATATATAAAAGACCAGCAGTTTCTTTGTTATTAAAAAACAGAATAAGAGATGTTTTAAAAGCAATGTCTAAAAATGATTTAATTAAATTAAATCAAGAATATATCCATCCTTCATTTGGGTTTTACAACTTATATAAAATTGATGGGGCAAAAGTTATTGTTGAGCAAAAAATGATCTATAATATTGTAGATGAAGAAACAGAAGAGATTTCTCATATAATTTCTAGAGTAAAGCCAAAATCTACAAGTTTAAAAATAATTGAAAAAAATGTTAAGTTTGATTGTAGTCCAAATGACGATGCTTTTTATGGATGGAATGATGATGGTTTATTTTTATCAAATAAAAGTGATTTTCCTCTTTTAAAAATGATGAAAAACTATAGTACTTATAAACAAAAAGATTTTCAAAAAGCAGAACAAATCGAAAATACTAGTTATAAAGTTGTTTTAACTCCTGAGTTATCTTTTTATTTAACTTTTATTGATAATAATTGGTATATAACATTAATAGATAGAATTACTACAGATTGTAGTTCACCAGATTACTAAAACTATTTGCAACTAAGTTGCAAATAAGTATAAAATGATAAAATTCTCCTAAAAAAAGGAGAATTATGTCTCTTCAAATTTCAAATATAGCAAAACTTCCAACACAATATGGTAACTTTAAAATACAGTCATTCAAAGAAAATGAACTTGAACACTTTATTATTTTTACAGAAGAATTACCCTTAATTCCTTTTATACGAATTCATTCTGAGTGTTTAACAGGAGATGTTTTTAAAAGTATAAAATGTGATTGTGGAGAACAACTTGATTTTGCAATGAAAAAGATTGCAAAAGAGGGTGGTATGATAATTTATTTAAGACAAGAAGGTAGAGGAATTGGACTTTTCAATAAAGTTAATGCATATGCTTTTCAAGACCATGGCTTTAATACAATTGAAGCAAATGAGAAATTAGGTTTTGAAGCTGATTTAAGAAAATTTGACTTAGTTCCTAAGATATTAAAAGAGTTTAAAATAGATAAAATTAAACTGATGACAAATAATCCACGAAAATTAAGCGCTTTAGAAGATATTGAAATAGTTGAGAGAATTCCAGTTTTAATAAGTTCTTGTGAATATAACTATGAGTATTTAAAAGTAAAAAAAGAAGAGTTAGGTCATCTTTTATAAAGTAAAACCTTTTAAGGTTTTACTTATTATTTGCTATTGTATTTGCAACATGTATTAGGTTTTTTGACCAATTTGTAGCAAGTGGTGTTTCTTTGATAACTTTTATTTTTAATTCATCTGCAATTACTTTTGCACTTTTATCAGAAAATTCACTTTGTGTAAATATTGCTTTTATATTTTCTTTTTTTGCTTCTTCAATAATTCTTTTTAACATTTTAGGTTTAGGCTCTTTCCCTTCAACTTCAATTGGAAATTGAACTAGATTATAATCTTTTGCGAAATATCCCCATGCTGGATGGAAAACCATAAATTTAGAGTCTTTTGGTATTTTAGAAAAAATCTCTTTTATTTTTTTATCTGTTTGATTTATTTCTTCTAAAAAATTATTATAATTATTTAAATAATAATCTTTATTTGAAGCATCAATTTCAACTAAAGTATCATAAATATTTTTTGCCATAATTTTTACATTTTGAGGACTTGTCCAAGTGTGTGGATCTTCTTTATATTTTACTTCTTCTTTATGTTCATCATGTTCATCGTGTTCATCGTGTTCATCGTGATGTGCATGTTCCTTATGCTTTTTATGTTCATGAGAATCATGCTCATTGTGTTTATCACCATGATGATGATTGTGCTTTTTCATCATTATTCTTTTTATATCTTTTGTCATTTCAACAAATTTCATATTTTTGTTTTGATTCGCAAATTTTTCAAGCCAAGTATCTTCAAATCCAAAACCAATTGGGAAATATATATCAGCCTTTGAAATATGTACCATTTGTGATGGTTTTGGTTCATAAGAGTGAGGATTACTTCCTGGTGTAACCATTGCAACGACATTAATTTTATCTGCTCCAATTTTTTCTACAAATGTTTGTTGAGGTAAAATACTAACTACTATATTTGTTTGTGCATAAACAAAATTTACTAATAAAATAAATGGGATTAAAAATCTCATATAATTCTCCTTTTATATATTGCAACCAAGTTGCATTTGTGGAATAATAATAAAAAATTTATTAAATGCAACTTAGTTGCACTTAATAAATTAATGATATAATAAGTAAAATACAAAATTAAGTAAAATAACAAGGTTTAAATATGAGTCAACAAGAGTTTTGGAATAGTAAATTTTCAAGAGATGGTTTTTTATATGGTACAAAACCAAATGCATTTATCTCTTCTAAAATAAAACTTTTAAGAGATAAATCACAAGTACTATGCTTAGGTGAAGGTGAAGGAAGAAATGCAATATTTTTTGCAAAAAAAGGCTATGAAGTCACAGCTTTAGATGCTTCAGATATTGGATTATCAAAACTTCAACAAAGAGCAACAGAAGAAAATTTGAATATTCATACTTTGTGTTTAGATTTAAATGAATGGGATACAAGTCATAAATATGATGTAATCGTAGCTTCTTATTTACATATGCATAAAGAAGATAGAATATCATTATTTGAAAAAATTGAAGAATCTTTAAATGATGATGGTTACTTTATTGGTGAATTCTTTTCTACAAAACAAATAAACTATTCAAGTGGTGGCCCAAGGGATGAAGACTTACTATATACTGTTGATGATTTTAAAAAATCTTTTGCCTTATGTGATAAAGAAATATATGAACAAGTTACAATACTTGATGAAGGAAAAGGTCATCAAGGCGAAGCTTGTGTTATTAGAGTAGTAATACAAAAATAGCATATATTAAAAAATCTAATCAATACTCTATTACTAGGGTATTGACCCAATAATCGCTTAACAGAAATTTAACGAAAATTTGAATACACTCCAAATAATTAATAGAAATAAAAAATATAAAAAATAGAGAATAAAATGTTAGAAAAAATACAAAATATCATAAAAGAAAAAATACTAATAATAGATGGAGCAATGGGAACACAGCTTCAAATATCTGATATCAAAGCAGAAGAGTGGATGTATGAAGGCGTTGATTTAGAAGGTTGTAACGAACTTCTAAATTTAACCGCTCCTCATATCTTACGAAATATTCATGATAATTATGCAAGTGCTGGTTCTAATTTAATTACTACAAATACTTTTGGTTCAATGCCTTGGGTTTTAGATGAATACGATATTCCTCAGACTTCTTATGAATTATCGAAATTAGGAGCACAACTTGCAAAAGAAGCTTGTGTAAAATATGAAACACCTGATAATCCAAAATTTGTGTTAGGTTCTGTTGGACCTGGTACTAAACTTCCTTCACTTGGACATATAAAATATGATGAAATGTATGAGGGATATAAAATAATGGCTCAAGGGCTTGCTGATGGTGGAACGGACGTTTTCTTACTTGAAACTTGTCAAGATCCTTTACAAATAAAAGCAGCACTTCATGCACTAAATGATGCAGCTCCACAAATTCCAATTATGGTATCAGTAACAATTGAAATGACAGGAACAATGCTAATTGGAACAGATGCACAAACAATTGCAGCTATTATGGCTCCTTTTAATATTTTATCACTTGGTTTTAACTGTGGAACGGGTCCTAAGCAAGTTCATAAACATGTAAAATCATTAAGCGAAGTTTCAAAGTTTCCAATTTCTGTTCATGCAAATGCGGGACTTCCTCAAAATAAAGGTGGAGTTTCTTATTATCCAATGGGACCAGAAGAGTTTACAAAACTACAAAAAGAGTTTTTAGAAATTAATGGGGTTGCATTTTTAGGTGGATGTTGTGGAACAACTCCTGAACATATAAAAGTACTTTCTCAAACAGTTAAAGATATAAAACCTTTAAAACCTTGTGGATTCTTAAAAGCATCGTTAGCCTCACTATTTAGTACAGTAACTTTAAAGCAAGAACCTGCACCACTTCTTATAGGTGAACGTTCAAACGCTACAGGTTCAAAAGCCTTTAGAGAATTACTAAAAGCAAATGATTATGAGGGAACTTTAACTGTTGGACAACAACAAGTAAGAGCAGGGGCACATATTATTGATGTATCTGTTGGGTTTGCAGGTCGAGATGAAAGAGAAGATATGGATAAGGTTGTTGAGCTTTATTCTCAAAAGATATCACTTCCTTTAATGCCAGATTCTACACAAATTTATGCACTTGAAGCAGCACTTAAACAAATTGGTGGAAGACCAATTATTAACTCTGTTAACTTAGAGGATGGAGAAGAGAAATTTGATGCTGTTTGTAAGTTAGCTAAAAAATTTGGAGCTGCTTTAGTATGTCTTACAATTGATGAAGTTGGAATGGCAAAAACTAAAGAAGATAAAATTAGAATTGCTGAGCGTATTTATGACTTATGTGTAAATAGACACGGTTTTGATCCTCATGATTTAGTATTTGATATGCTTACATTTACTATAGGTTCTGGTGATGATGAATATAGAACAGCAGGTATTGAAACACTTGAAGCTATTAGAGAATTCCAAATACTTCATCCTGAAGTAGGTACTACTCTTGGACTTTCAAATATCTCTTTTGGTTTAGACATAAAAGCTAGAGCTTATTTAAATTCTATTTATTTAGATTATTGTGTGCAAGCTGGTTTAACATCTGCTATTGTAAATGTAAAGCATATTTTACCTCTTAATAAAATCTCTGAAGCAGATAAAAAAGCTTGTGATGATTTAATCTTTAATAATCAAGAAAGTGGTGATCCTTTATTTACTTTTATTGAGCACTTTTCAAACGTTGATGATTTAGAAGAACAAAGTGATGAAGAATACCAAAATCTTGAACCTATTGAGAAAGTTAAGAAGTTATTACTTGATGGTGATAAAGATAGATTACTTCCTTTAGTTGAAGAATTAAGACATGATGTAAAACCAGAAATAATAGTAAATGAATGGCTAATTGATGGTATGAAAATCATTGGTGAATTATTTGGTTCTGGACAAATGCAATTACCATTTGTATTGCAAAGTGCAGAAACTATGAAAGCTACAGTTGATGCTTTAAATCCATATTTACCAAAAGAAGAAAAAGCTAGTGAAACTGTAATTGTAGTAGGAACTGTAAAAGGTGATGTTCATGATGTTGGTAAGAATTTAGTTGATATTATTCTTTCAAACAATGGATTTAAAGTTATAAACATTGGGATAAAAGCTGATTTAAACTCTTTCTTAATAGCTGCAAAAGAGCATAAAGCACAAGCTATTGGAATGAGTGGATTACTTGTAAAATCAACTGCTGTTATGAAAGAAAACTTAGAAGAGTTACAAAAAATGGGTATTGATATTCCAGTACTTATTGGTGGAGCAGCACTTACAAAAGGTTTTGTAAATGATTTTTGTAGACCTATTTATGATGGACCAATTTTCTATTGTAGAGATGCCTTTGATGGTGTAATTTCTATGCAAAGAATTGAAGAAGGTGACTTAGAAAATACTGCTTTAGCAGCTGATTTAATTGAAGTAGCAGATACAAGTGATAAAGTTGAAAAGGAAGAGGTTGTAATTCCTCCTTATGAAGAGATATCATTACCTCCTAAAGCACCTTTTGTTTTTCCTCCTTTATGGGATAGAATTGGAAAAAGTGGAAGTGCAATAGATAAAGAGTTAGTATTTAAATGGATAAACCATAGAGTTTTATTTAGACAAAGATGGGGATATAAAAGAGGGAAACAAGATAGAGATGCTTTCTTAAAATATGAAGAAGAAACAGTAGAGCCATTATATAGAAAACTAAAAGATGATTTACTTGATAAAGATATCTTTGATCCTATTGCTATATATGCTTATTATCCTTGTATTTCTCATGATAATAAACTTTATATTTTTTCTAAAGAACATTTATTTAACTCTGAAGAAGAAGCTAAAAATGTGCCACCTTTAGAAGAAGCTATAAAAGTTTTAGAGTTCCCTAGACAAAAGAGAAAACCATTTAGATGTATTCCTGATTTCTTTGCAAATGATAGATTAGATGTAGTTGCATTTACACTTGCAAGTGCAGGACTTAAAATATCTGATTATGAAAGAGGGCTTTATGATGAAGGTAAATTTACTGAATATTATCAAGTTCATGGACTTGGAGTTGAGCTAGCTGAAGCTTTAGCTGAGGTACTTCATAAACAAGTTAGACTTGATCTAGATATAGTTGCTAAAGAGGGACATACTTTAAATGATGTTCAAATGAAACAATATACAGGTTGTAGATATTCTCCAGGATATGCAGCTTGTCCAGACTTGGCAATGAATAAAGATTTCTTTGATTTACTTAATCCTGAAGAGTATGGAATTGAATTATCTGAAACATTCCAAATGCATCCAGAGCAAACAACTTGTGCAATAGTTGTGCCTCATAAAGATGCAAACTATTATAATATTTAAAGTTCTTAAACTTTGAGTAATAATGCAAAAGGTCTAGCACTTACATCGCTAGGCGTTTTGATTATGAGTTTAGAATCTCTTTTTGTAAAACTTACAAATATTGATGCACTTACTTTTTGTTTTTATCTTGGTATTTTTATATTTATTTCTATGACATCATTTTTGATTATAAAACAAAAAGATATAATCAATAAAATCACAAGTACTTCTTTTCCAATGTTAATAATATGTGCTACTTTAATGGGAAGTTCTAATGTTTTCTTTATTTCAGGACTTAAAAATACAAGTGTTGCAAATGTTGTTTTAATTTTTGGAACAGCAGCACTATTTTCAAGTTTATTTGCTTTTTTGATTTATAAAGAAAGAATCACAAAGAATATAATACTAGCTTCTATTTTTATGATAATTGGTCTTGTTGTAATTTTTGTTGATGAATTAAGCTTGGGAGGGATGAAAGGAAATCTTTTTGCTCTTTTATCAGTTTGTACTTTCTCTTTAGCTTTTGTATTTTTAGTAAGATATAAAAATATTAGTCGTGTAGTATTAACAGCATGTCTTGGAATTAGCATGAGTATTATTTCATTAATTTTTAGCGATACCTTAAATATTGATTTAAGAACATTAGGAATTATTGCAATTATGGGATTGTTTATAACACCAGTTGCAAGAGTTTTAATGGGTAATGGTACAAAATATATAAATGCTAGTGAAGTTACACTTTTAATGATTATTGAAACAGTTATGGCACCTGTTTGGGTTTGGTTGTTTTTAAATGAAATACCAAGTTCAAATACTTTTATTGGTGGTTTTATAATAGTATTTACATTAATTATAAATTCATTGTATACTTTAAGAAAAGGAAATATAAAATGACACAAATCCACTTTTATGAAGCAAAACTTGCTTTTGAAATTGATTCTTGGGATCTTAATGATGCCATAAGTAAAAATAGTAATATAGTTGTAATAGATGCAAGAGCTGTTGACGCTTATAATTTAGAGCATATTCCAAATGCTATAAATATTCCACATAAAACAATGAATGAAGAAAGTACAAAGCATTTAGATAAAAACAAAAACTATGTTACATATTGTGATGGAATTGGATGTAATGCTTCAACAAAAGGAGCTTTAAACATGTCTAAGTTAGGCTTTAAAACAAAAGAATTATTAGGTGGTCTTGACTGGTGGATTAGAGATGGTTATAAAACTTCTGGTAAAAATGCAAAAGCTGCTACAAATATTTCTTGTGGATGTAACTAGTTTACATGAATAAAACTTTTACGAAAGTCTTTATTCATGAAAAACTTCCTTTTTTAGAATTAAGATACTCTAATTCTAATGCACATTATAAAAAACATTTTCATG
This sequence is a window from Poseidonibacter parvus. Protein-coding genes within it:
- a CDS encoding Mrp/NBP35 family ATP-binding protein, translating into MANIEDIKKELEKVKYPGFAKSIIEFGFVKDVKIDGENCLISLDITSSAKDVEEQLTKDINACISAIGMKATLNFNKPAAPKQSSNTVSGNNIAPQIKKIVMVSSGKGGVGKSTTTVNLAVAAAMQGKKVGILDADIYGPNIPRMMGLNGKEVEVIGDKAKPLNAYGVDVMSMGVLMEEGQAVIWRGSMIMKAIQQLLRDILWENLDILFIDMPPGTGDAQLTLAQSVPVAAGINVTTPQHVALDDSRRSLDMFEKLHIPVAGVVENMSGFICPSCNTESDIFGMGTCDALADQYNTQVLGSLPIEPAIREGGDAGKPIVYFAPESVSAKRYMEAAAKVITFVDSIDDDRTNEDIQPTTPPGVSACSTTAAAAPKKEQSSGESCGTGCGCH
- the hisIE gene encoding bifunctional phosphoribosyl-AMP cyclohydrolase/phosphoribosyl-ATP diphosphatase HisIE, whose product is MNQIDKIDWEKMDGLIPVVTQEASTNEVLMLAYMDKEALSLTLETNIAHYFSRSKQRIWKKGESSGHTQEVLDIMIDCDDDTILLKVKQNGVACHTGRKSCFFTSMKTNEEVLPVEVDTTAAYGVIDTLYHTILEKKNDDPKTSYTAKLLQGEENSMLKKIVEESGEFTFAIKDNDTEEIIYEAADITYHVLVALASKNVSPDRVKQELARRFGMSGIEEKNSRTAK
- a CDS encoding prohibitin family protein; the protein is MPIDNDYFKKKQQQNGGGSSSNNNGGGGNYQPPFEPPEFFKNLGKKAGLIYVIIALIAALFIFKPFVIVESGQVGIKVTTGKYTEEPLRPGFHFYIPVFQKVILVDTKVRLMNYKSVEEISGFDSGIRINPAISILDARGLPVSIELTVQYRLTADGAPNTIANWGLSWEDKIINPVVRDVVRNVVGSYTAEELPTKRNEIAVKIQTGIEEDINSLNGQPVILQSVQLREIVLPTKIKEQIERVQIANQESERVKYEVLRTKQEAEKRAAKAIGDAEANRIEAQGRADAVTIEAKAQAAANEAIAKSLTPNLLHMQQIDVQGKFNEALKVNKDAKIFLTPGGSTPNIWVDTKNKSRDTAVSQ
- a CDS encoding branched-chain amino acid transaminase, giving the protein MTEAKYIWMDGEFVAWHDAKVHVLSHTLHYGNGAIEGTKAYKTHDGRCAIFKLEEHTKRLLRSAKMTLIDVPFTEDELNKAQIELLQKNELTEGAYIRPLVYLGYGVMGLYHKEAPVNVSISAWEWGAYLGEEGMKKGVRVKIASMTRNSNTSGMGKAKAVANYLNSQMAKGEAVECGYDEALLRDDQGYIAEASGACFFIVRDGVIITPPNDNSLESITQATVIDLAQDLGYEVVRRRLTREEVYIADEAFFTGTAVEVTPIRDIDARIIGKGERGPITEALQTAYFDVVAGKNPKYIKDLTYIN
- the ribA gene encoding GTP cyclohydrolase II, whose translation is MSLQISNIAKLPTQYGNFKIQSFKENELEHFIIFTEELPLIPFIRIHSECLTGDVFKSIKCDCGEQLDFAMKKIAKEGGMIIYLRQEGRGIGLFNKVNAYAFQDHGFNTIEANEKLGFEADLRKFDLVPKILKEFKIDKIKLMTNNPRKLSALEDIEIVERIPVLISSCEYNYEYLKVKKEELGHLL
- a CDS encoding metal ABC transporter solute-binding protein, Zn/Mn family yields the protein MRFLIPFILLVNFVYAQTNIVVSILPQQTFVEKIGADKINVVAMVTPGSNPHSYEPKPSQMVHISKADIYFPIGFGFEDTWLEKFANQNKNMKFVEMTKDIKRIMMKKHNHHHGDKHNEHDSHEHKKHKEHAHHDEHDEHDEHDEHKEEVKYKEDPHTWTSPQNVKIMAKNIYDTLVEIDASNKDYYLNNYNNFLEEINQTDKKIKEIFSKIPKDSKFMVFHPAWGYFAKDYNLVQFPIEVEGKEPKPKMLKRIIEEAKKENIKAIFTQSEFSDKSAKVIADELKIKVIKETPLATNWSKNLIHVANTIANNK
- a CDS encoding class I SAM-dependent methyltransferase — encoded protein: MSQQEFWNSKFSRDGFLYGTKPNAFISSKIKLLRDKSQVLCLGEGEGRNAIFFAKKGYEVTALDASDIGLSKLQQRATEENLNIHTLCLDLNEWDTSHKYDVIVASYLHMHKEDRISLFEKIEESLNDDGYFIGEFFSTKQINYSSGGPRDEDLLYTVDDFKKSFALCDKEIYEQVTILDEGKGHQGEACVIRVVIQK
- the metH gene encoding methionine synthase, translating into MLEKIQNIIKEKILIIDGAMGTQLQISDIKAEEWMYEGVDLEGCNELLNLTAPHILRNIHDNYASAGSNLITTNTFGSMPWVLDEYDIPQTSYELSKLGAQLAKEACVKYETPDNPKFVLGSVGPGTKLPSLGHIKYDEMYEGYKIMAQGLADGGTDVFLLETCQDPLQIKAALHALNDAAPQIPIMVSVTIEMTGTMLIGTDAQTIAAIMAPFNILSLGFNCGTGPKQVHKHVKSLSEVSKFPISVHANAGLPQNKGGVSYYPMGPEEFTKLQKEFLEINGVAFLGGCCGTTPEHIKVLSQTVKDIKPLKPCGFLKASLASLFSTVTLKQEPAPLLIGERSNATGSKAFRELLKANDYEGTLTVGQQQVRAGAHIIDVSVGFAGRDEREDMDKVVELYSQKISLPLMPDSTQIYALEAALKQIGGRPIINSVNLEDGEEKFDAVCKLAKKFGAALVCLTIDEVGMAKTKEDKIRIAERIYDLCVNRHGFDPHDLVFDMLTFTIGSGDDEYRTAGIETLEAIREFQILHPEVGTTLGLSNISFGLDIKARAYLNSIYLDYCVQAGLTSAIVNVKHILPLNKISEADKKACDDLIFNNQESGDPLFTFIEHFSNVDDLEEQSDEEYQNLEPIEKVKKLLLDGDKDRLLPLVEELRHDVKPEIIVNEWLIDGMKIIGELFGSGQMQLPFVLQSAETMKATVDALNPYLPKEEKASETVIVVGTVKGDVHDVGKNLVDIILSNNGFKVINIGIKADLNSFLIAAKEHKAQAIGMSGLLVKSTAVMKENLEELQKMGIDIPVLIGGAALTKGFVNDFCRPIYDGPIFYCRDAFDGVISMQRIEEGDLENTALAADLIEVADTSDKVEKEEVVIPPYEEISLPPKAPFVFPPLWDRIGKSGSAIDKELVFKWINHRVLFRQRWGYKRGKQDRDAFLKYEEETVEPLYRKLKDDLLDKDIFDPIAIYAYYPCISHDNKLYIFSKEHLFNSEEEAKNVPPLEEAIKVLEFPRQKRKPFRCIPDFFANDRLDVVAFTLASAGLKISDYERGLYDEGKFTEYYQVHGLGVELAEALAEVLHKQVRLDLDIVAKEGHTLNDVQMKQYTGCRYSPGYAACPDLAMNKDFFDLLNPEEYGIELSETFQMHPEQTTCAIVVPHKDANYYNI